The nucleotide sequence GAAAATGTAATCAATATAAAAAGGCTACGTTTTCAAAAATAACTAAAAACGCTGCCTTTTAAGTAAATAGACCGTGAAAATAATTTTAATTAATCCATCTTTTTAGTCGAATCTTTAATAATAAATACCAAAATCATGGCAAAAATTTCCAAAAGCAAAAAAGTTAGGAATACCGCGGAAAAGTTCCCGTTTCCTAAAATAACCGTAGCGATAACCACCGCAGTCGATCCCATGATTTGCCGAATTGTAGCAATAATCGACGACCCATGAGGAATCAAATCATCTGTAAGTGAATTGGCACCTAAAGTTGTGGCGGGCATCATCGCAAATGCGTTACCCGCTTCAACAACCATCGATCCAATAATTGCTAGCCAAACATTGTGTAATCCACTAATTGAAAGTAATAATAACCAGCCGACGATAAATAGACCAAATCCAATCATAATTGTTGGCTTAAAACCAACCCTATCAGCCATTTTACCGCTTCTACGGTTTAACCAAGATAATAATGCAGCAGCTGGAACCAAGGCTAATCCAGACCAAAGAGGTGTCATTCCAAGTACTTGTTGATAGTAGAGCGGCATGATAATTGTCACAGTTATTAGTGACATATAGGAAAGTGAAGTTAATGCAACACCTAAATCAAAATTACCGATTTTTAAAATGTCCAGTCGCAATAAAGGTTCCTTTGATGCCAGTTGCCGTTGTACAAACAAACCCAGTAGCACTAAAGAAATTACTAAGATAATCCAGTTACCGTAATTGCCACTAGTCATTTGTTTGATTTCATTAATAAAATACAACAATCCAATTATTCCGAGCGAGTAAAACACTGATAGAAAGTCAAAACGAGTAGCTTTAATTTCTCTTGGGCTAATAATCGTTCTCGATGCTAACAAAAATACCACAACCAATACGATTAAAAAGAGACCAAAAATCGCTTGCCAATTTAAAACTTGGAGAACAACACCTGAAATGATTGGTCCAACTGCTAAAGCAGAACCCATTACAAGACCAACAGTACCCATAATTGCACCACGGTGCTCCTGTGGTGTAATCTCCAAAATAATTGATTGGTACGAAGGAAATAAGATTCCGACACTGACTGCTTCCATTAGCCGACCAACCATCATAATTGGAAAGTTTGGCGCAAATATTATTATGATTGTCCCAATCGCAAAAATTGCCAGTAAGGTTAAATACAGTGGTTTGAATTTAAAGTTATCCATCAGCCAAGGAGATAGTGGCATAACCACAGACATAACTAGCATAAACCCAGTGGTTAGCCATGCGACTGTACTAGCTGGTAGGTTAAAGTAGCGCATAAACGTTGGGTATGCAGTCGATAGTGCTGACTGACTAATTGACATTGTAAAAGTTCCAACCAGCAAAGTGGCAACAAACCACTTTCTGGCTTTATTTGAAAGTTCCAAAGTAGATTCCCCCAAAAATATATTTATAAAAAAGGCAGGAAATCAACATTCTTCGATTTCCTGCCTATAAGCTAAATTGCTTGCCAATTTTAATTAAATTATTCTCTTACAACCATAACTGAAATTGGTGAATACTTAGCCATGTATGCAGCTTGGGAACCAAAATACTTTCTGATTCCTGTTTTTGAAAGTGAACCAATAATTAACAAATCAGCATCCGCAGCTGGAATAACGTTCTTAACGATTGTTTCTCCGGCTTCGCCTTCATCAATAATCATTTCAACATTCTTAACACCGGCTCTAAGTGCCAAATCACGATATTTAGAGATATGATCCGCTAACTCATCACGCTTACCGTGAACAAAGTCCTTATTGAGAGCTTCATAAACATTCATATCTTCATGTTCAAGAATTGAAGCAATGATTAATGTTGCATCAGAACTTCTTGCTTCACGAATTGCGTATCTAAATGCTAGTTGGGCATCTTCTGAATCATCAACTCCAACCAGAATTCTTTTAAAATTTTTATGTTCTTCCTGCTTTTGTTGCATGGAATTCCCCTTCTTTCAACCATCACAATTTTTATTTATCTGAACCAGAAACAACTCTCTTGTTACCACGATATAAATCATAAATTGTCCAAGCTAATAGCGCCAAAATGAGAACGATTAAAACATAAGCAATTATGTTCGCCATATCAGTCTGGGCTGGGGTAGGATTTGCACCAAAGAATTCAGCAATTGAATCTGGTAATCCCTTTAAGTTCAAGAATGTTAAGGCAATAACTGATATCCAGCCAAATAACTTAACTAAGAATGAGTTCTTAAATCTGTCACCCATTTCTTCCTTTGAGTTAGTCATCAAAAGAAGTGGCAACATTGAAAATGGTAAAGCGAAAGCAAGGAACACCTGAGAATTATTCATCAGCGTATTCAGAGCCTCATGTTGCTTAATAGCTGATTGACCACTTGTCATTGCCACACTAAGAAGTACGGGAATAACTGAAATCAAACGGGTTACCAAACGACGAAGCCATAGTGGCATCTTCATGTGGATGAAACCTTCCATAATAACTTGCCCTGTCAAAGTACCCGTAATGGTTGAATTTTGACCTGAAGCCAATAAGGCAACGGCGAACAGAACTGACAAGATTCCTGATTTAGCAACTGCGATTAAAATTCCGTTACTCAATACAGAAGTATCTGAAAGAGCTTGGAACAAACCGAAGAACGATGGATCCTTAACTGCACCAGTCTTGAACACAGCAACACCCATGATCAATAGTAATGAGTTAACGATGAATGCAAATGAAAGTTGGATGTTTGAATCCCATGTTGAGAATCGAACAGTTCTTGCAACATCTTCTTCATCATCATGATCAACTTTTCTTGTTTGAGAAACAGCTGAATGCAGATATAGGTTATGGGGCATAACAGTTGCTCCGATGATTCCCAAAGCACCTTGAAGTGGGTTCATCCCACCAATTTCAGGTGAACTTGAAAATGTTTGTGGAGTTGGGATTAATCCCTTAGCAACTCCAAGCCAGTCTGGTTTTGATAATGCTACTTGATAAACGAAAACAAATAGGATAACCATGATTAAAGCAACAACGATTGCTTCGATCTTTCTGAAACCAATTTTCGTTAACAATAGTAAAAGCAAAACATCAAATACTGTGATAAATACCGCATAAACTAATGGAATGTGGAACAACAAGTATAGGGCAATCGCAGCACCAATAACTTCTGCGATATCTGTTGCCATAATTGCTAACTCTGTTAAAATCCATAAAACAATTCCTAATGATTTACTTGTTCTTGCCCGAATAGCTTGCGCCAAATCCATCTGCGTCACAATGCCCAGTTTAGCCGCCATGTATTGAAGTAACATTGCAATTAAACTCGACATTAAGATTACAGACATCAATAGGTATTGAAAACTTTGTCCACCAGAAATTGATGTTGACCAGTTACCTGGATCCATGTATCCAACAGCTACTAATGCGCCAGGTCCTGAATACATAAATAGTGTCTTCCAGAATCCTTTACCCTTTGGTACTTCAACGGTTCCGTTGATTTCCTCTAAAGAACGACCATTTGCGTAGTGAATTAAGCCCTTCTTCTTTGGATTTTTGTTATTATCCATAGCGGATACCTCCTCTTAGTGCGTGTTTAACACCACCGTTTATACTATCACAATTTTTTCAAAAAGAAACCCCCAAAAATGCCCGTAGACGGGCATTTTCAGGGGGTAATTAGTTCAAAAACTTCAACAGTCATAGCTATGAAAGCGTTCCCTATAAGTTGAATAATCTGTAATGGTTCTAATCTAATTTAACAATTTTTCCAGTAGCAATTGGTAATGTCGTGTGGGGGTCATACATCCCCACTGATCCTTGAACTGTATCAGGAAATTCCATATCTGCAGGAACGCCATGAATATAGATTACCCGTTTATCCAAGCGTAAATCATCATCATTGAAAACTTCTTTAAACTTGGCACTAATTTCTGATAGCGGAACTTTTTTCTCATAGTGATAGTGACCAGTAGAATCAGAAACTGGGTAAGTATCAGTCAAGACATTCATCTCTTCAGGGGCATCGTTAAAAGGCACCATTGTAGTCCCTGAAACCGGCTCAGTTTCCGGCAAGTCTACATAACCATCACCATTAGTGTCTTGGGCTTCAGTTGCTGGTTCCGCATCTTTACCATCTGGGAATCCATGAAAATGCATCCAGTGCTCTGTATTTGGAGAAGTTCCTTCCATAGTAATTTCTACATCTAGTTGGTCGCCATCAATAGTAAAAGTAGCCACTCCTGTAGCACTGGTTCCAATCTTGTTGCCATTTAACGGTTCAATCTTTGCTTCATACTTTGTCATCAAATCACTCCTTTTGTTTAGTTGACTTAAGTATAGTCAATAAATAGATTGCGAACAATTTATATGCAATATTTTTTATTTGGTTATTGACTTTAGATGCCGTGGTGTTTATATTTACCACGTGTTGCATAAATAAGGAGGAACATCCATGGCATTTCTAGAACTACATGACATCCATAAGTCATACTACCTAGGAAGCGAAGAATTTCCCGTTCTAAAGGGAATTGACCTCAATCTCGAACGAGGCGAATTCGTTTCCATTTTAGGTGAGTCTGGTGGCGGTAAATCAACGTTGATGAACATTATCGGTGGGCTTGACCGAAACTTTGATGGTGCGGTCATCGTTGATGGTAAGAAACTGGATCACAGTAAAGAAAAACAATTAGACAATTATCGGAGAAGTACCATTGGTTACATTTACCAATCTTACAATCTAATAAGTCATCTAAACATCGTTGATAATATTTTGGTGTCACTAGATATGACCAAATTAAGCAACGCTGAAAGAAAGCAACGGGCAATCGACTTGCTAACTCAAGTCGGCCTAGGAGATCAGCTAAAAAAGCATCCCAATCAATTGTCTGGTGGTCAAAAGCAACGGGTCGCAATTGCTAGAGCGTTAGCTAGTGACCCCGATATCATTATCGCAGATGAGCCAACTGGTGCCTTAGATTCACAAAACACTAAAGAAGTTTTAGAAATTCTAGAAAAAATTGCTGCCGAAGGTCGGCTAGTAATAACCGTTACTCATTCACAGGATGTTGCTAATTACGGGACTAGGATTGTCCACCTTGCGGATGGAAAGCTAGATGGTGATACTCGATTAAAGCCAGCTTTCCCAATTCCTAGTAATACTGAAAAAATCGAATCCAAACCACTTTCAGCTGGTGCCAGCTACAACAATGCCTTTAAGCATTTAAAATACAACTTCTGGCGTAATTCTTTGATTATGATTGGAACCGCAATTGGGTTGTTTGCGGTCTTACTATTTAGTGGACTTGGGAACGGAGTTAGTGCGTTTATTCAGAACCAAATCAACTCTATGGTTAACCCAAACTCAGTCACCGTAATGAAAAATCCGTCTGGTAAAAAGATGAGTACCGCTGCATTCCAAGCATCAATGAGCAAGTTTGCAAGCCAGCCACAAAAGATGTTGGTTAAAGACTCGGAAGTTGCTAAACTGAGGGATATAAAAAATGTAGATAAAGTTGAGCCTGGATACCAACTCAGCACATACACCCTCTCTAGAGGTAGAAAGAACTCAAACGGAAACGGACTACAAACTTGGTCAAAGGCGTTTGCGACTAACACCATTCAAACCGGTCACAAACCTGGAAATAATGAAATTGTCATCAGTAAGAACGAGGCCATTTCATTATCAAGTGGTAAAAATTACAAAAATCTGATTGGCAAAAAGATCAAGCTATCACTACCTTGGATCACTTCTAAAAATCATCCCGTTCAAGTAAAAGGAACCTTGAAAGTTGTTGGTTTTACAAAGGGTGGCAGCGCATCAATTCCTGCCGCAACAAACTTCAGTACAATGAAACAACTACTTAAAGATGCCAAGGCGGAAACTAAGGCAAACTACATTTCCGTCAACATCAAAAAGAGTACTCAAGTTAAGCAAGCTGCCAAAGACATTAAAAACATCAAGTCAGATGGTAAATACACCTTTGGTTCAATTACCGTCGGTGAAATTTTAGATACCGTTAACCAATACGTTCAAATCGCTACAATCTTGTTGGCTGCAATTGCGGGAATCTCATTAATCGTTTCTGCTCTGATGATCATCGTCACGATGTACATGTCCGTTTCAGAAAGAACTAAAGAAATTGGAATTCTGCGTGCATTAGGCGCTAGGAAGAAAGACATTAGACGATTATTCACAGCTGAATCAGTATTTATTGGTTTATTCTCCGCTGCAATTGCCTTAGTTATCGCGTGGGGCGCAGCAATTGGACTGAACAATGTCCTATACGGAATCGTCAAATATAACATGGTGCAGATAACTCCAACTAATATAATTGTTACGGTTATTATCGCACTAATTATTTCATTCATCGCCGCGCTAATGCCATCACGTCGGGCTTCTAGACTTAACCCAATTGATGCGTTAGCTGCAGATTAATCGAAACCAAATAAGCACGACTAATCGTTTGAATTAGTTGTGCTTTTTATTTGTCCAAATTTTTAGCTGGTGCTATATTATCTCCCATAAAAATAAAAGTTACTTTTTGTAAGCCATTATCCATAAGGGGGATCTTGTCATGATTAATGCACAAAAAAAGGCAACTTTAACTCAATCAAACATGGTCAGACCATTAATTTTCGTAACAATTGGAATTTATCTTGTTTATATTTTTGCATCACGATTAATAGAATTACTGGTTCCCAATTATGGAATCAATTCAGTGATTCACATTGTGCTGGTAGCTTCAATTTCATTTGGAATCATGGCCATCGCTAAGAAATTCAACTTTCATTTAAACTATTCACTTGGAAACTTACGTGGATTAGTTAGAGTCCTACCAATGATTGTAATTGGTATGTGGTACTTCTTTTTAAATACACTGCCACAGGTAATTAATAATACCAGCGATTGGCTTAATATGGGTATTGGTAAGAATATGGCAGACGTTTTGTATGGAATTTCAGCAGGATTTTGGGAAGAAACTTTTCTTCGTGGATTCTTACTAGCCGGTTTATTATTAGCATTTAGCACTGGTAAAAATTCCGGAATAAAAGCGGTGATTTACTCAGCACTAATTTTTGGTGCAATGCACATTACTAACTTGATGAACCCTGGGTCATCCCTTTTAGGCGTCTTTCAACAAATGGTTTACGCAGCAATCTTTGGCGTTTTATTCGGAGTACTCTACCTCCACACCCATACCTTAGTTTATGGAATCATTATCCACTCTGTCTATGATTTTGCCAGTTTCATGTCAGCACCTAAAGGCGCTTTAGCTGGCGATGCCGTGATACAGTGGAATGGCTTTATTGTGGTATTCGGTTCGATGTTATTAGTAGCTTTATTTTATCTATTTGCGTTTAGAAAATATAACCAAACGTTGGTAGAACATATTAAATAACTAAGTTAAAAAACTGCTAACAGATGTTAGCAGTTTTTTAGTTTATTATTTATTTTTTCTAGTCAATCTCATAATGACAACATACAAAATTGCTGCCAAAATCATCGACACGAAAGTCGCACCAACTGTATTTACAATCCATGGTACCATCTTGAACAGGCTATAGCTGACAACAGCAACTGCCCACACAATAATAGCAACCCAATTAATTCCAAACTGATACCAGTACTTACCATTAATTCTGGTAAACTCAGTGGTATCATACGTTGATTTTTCAAGAAGATAATAATCAGCTAAGAATATTGCAATTTCTGGGCCCAGGAACATCCCAATTCCATCCAAGAATGCTGTGAAAACTCCTAGGAAAGTTGAATAAAAAACAGGAATAAAGGTAACGAATGTCGCAATAATTGTAACTAGGATAATGCTAGGAGTTAGCTTTAATCGCTTAGTCATATTGGTCAACGCAGAACCCGCAGCCATTAAGTTGACCGCATTGGCAGTGGTACTAGTAATAATAATTACTAACATTGCTAAGATCCCTAAACCAAGTTTGCTGGCAATCGTTGATGGGTCCGAATTATTCGCATCAAAGTGACCCAAAGTAATGGCAGTTGCTAATGTTGAAATTGTCCCGACCATAGTAAACCAGAACAATCCGAGGTTGGCACCCAAGAACGGTGCCCACGTCGCACTACTTTCTCGTTTAGAAAATCTCGTAAAATCACTGCCGGCAGTGACCCAGGCAAGGTTAAATGCTGCCAAAACGTCAATTGCCTGACCAGGTGTCATTCGCACGTCTGCAGCTGGACGGTAGGAAACAATTTGGCTAAATGATACATGTTTAAACACAACATAACTTTCCCAAATTACCAAAATGAAAACTAGCACAATTCCGACTCGCTCAATGATTCTGACGGATTTTTCTCCCATTGAGGTGCTAAGAATGTGGAGAATACTCATGACGATGATTCCACATATTAGCCCCTTCATCCCTCCTGGCTTTCCGTAAACTGGCCATCCTAGAAGGTCATGCAAGATGTAACTAATTGATGTTGCAGCGATAAACGTATTAACCGCTGCCCAACCAATAAATTGAACTAGATTGATTACGGAAGGCAAAAAGCTACCTCGAAGCCCAAATGATGCTCTAGTCAAGGCCATCGATGAAATTCCAGTATCGTAGCCCATCTTCGCCGCAAGGGCTAACAGAATGTATGAAATTACTCCCGCAACTACCATTGTTACAGATGCCGTCGCAAATCCACACGCAGCCATTACTCCCCCAACGTACCAAGTTCCATTATTAGCATTGGCTCCAACCCAAGTGGCAAACATGTCCCAGAACGACTGATGCCGATGTTGTTTTTCAATAACTTCAATTTGACCAAACCGTTTTTCTTCCATAATAGCTCCTAACTAAAAATCCCCTTATGCGCCGTGGCATAAGGGGATTTCAGCAGTCTATAACTGTTGTTAAGTCGTTCCTTATAGCCTCACGGGACTAATTAAAGGTTTAATTTCTAATGATTGATTATACGGTCAAATTGACATTCGCGCAATAGCTTTATTGAGCTAAATATCCACCATCAACAACAAATTCTGATCCAGTAGCAAATTTAGATTCGTCGGATGCAAGGTAAACACACATATATGCAATATCGTTAGGTTCGCCGATATGTCCCATTGGTGTTTGAGTTCTTTGTGATTGAGCCTCTTCAGCACCTGGAATATCATCTACCAATGGTGTCTTAATGTAACCTGGGTGAACTGTGTTAACCCGAACATCATAATCATTCAGCGAGCAGTGCAAAGCTGCTGACTTAGTCAATAAACGAACTCCACCCTTTGATGCGTTGTAGGCAGCTAAATTAGGATCCCCAACGAAGCCTTCAATTGATGACATATTGATAATTGAAGCCCCTAAATTCTTATTCTTCATGCGAATAATTCCTAATTTAGTACCATAAAATACACCGTCAAGGTTAATTGACATCAACTTACGCCATTCTTCTGCAGTGGTATCTTCAATATTCTTAGCAAGTGCAATCCCAGCATTATTTACTAATGTAGTAACCTGACCAAACGCTTTTTCCGTTTCATCAAATAGGTCAGTCCAACCCTGCTCATCTGATGCATCATGCTTAATAAACCGAATTTGGTCTGGGGTGCCAATTTCTTTAGCAGCCTTTTCGCCAACCTCTTCTCGACGACCAGTGATTACAACCTTAGCGCCTTCTTCAACAAACTTTTGTGCAACTGCGTAACCAATCCCTAAAGTACCTCCAGTAACGATTGCAACTTTACCTTTTAATCTATCTGCCATAAAAAAATCCCCCTTACTT is from Lentilactobacillus curieae and encodes:
- a CDS encoding MFS transporter, translated to MELSNKARKWFVATLLVGTFTMSISQSALSTAYPTFMRYFNLPASTVAWLTTGFMLVMSVVMPLSPWLMDNFKFKPLYLTLLAIFAIGTIIIIFAPNFPIMMVGRLMEAVSVGILFPSYQSIILEITPQEHRGAIMGTVGLVMGSALAVGPIISGVVLQVLNWQAIFGLFLIVLVVVFLLASRTIISPREIKATRFDFLSVFYSLGIIGLLYFINEIKQMTSGNYGNWIILVISLVLLGLFVQRQLASKEPLLRLDILKIGNFDLGVALTSLSYMSLITVTIIMPLYYQQVLGMTPLWSGLALVPAAALLSWLNRRSGKMADRVGFKPTIMIGFGLFIVGWLLLLSISGLHNVWLAIIGSMVVEAGNAFAMMPATTLGANSLTDDLIPHGSSIIATIRQIMGSTAVVIATVILGNGNFSAVFLTFLLLEIFAMILVFIIKDSTKKMD
- a CDS encoding CPBP family intramembrane glutamic endopeptidase, producing the protein MINAQKKATLTQSNMVRPLIFVTIGIYLVYIFASRLIELLVPNYGINSVIHIVLVASISFGIMAIAKKFNFHLNYSLGNLRGLVRVLPMIVIGMWYFFLNTLPQVINNTSDWLNMGIGKNMADVLYGISAGFWEETFLRGFLLAGLLLAFSTGKNSGIKAVIYSALIFGAMHITNLMNPGSSLLGVFQQMVYAAIFGVLFGVLYLHTHTLVYGIIIHSVYDFASFMSAPKGALAGDAVIQWNGFIVVFGSMLLVALFYLFAFRKYNQTLVEHIK
- a CDS encoding ABC transporter ATP-binding protein/permease, with the translated sequence MAFLELHDIHKSYYLGSEEFPVLKGIDLNLERGEFVSILGESGGGKSTLMNIIGGLDRNFDGAVIVDGKKLDHSKEKQLDNYRRSTIGYIYQSYNLISHLNIVDNILVSLDMTKLSNAERKQRAIDLLTQVGLGDQLKKHPNQLSGGQKQRVAIARALASDPDIIIADEPTGALDSQNTKEVLEILEKIAAEGRLVITVTHSQDVANYGTRIVHLADGKLDGDTRLKPAFPIPSNTEKIESKPLSAGASYNNAFKHLKYNFWRNSLIMIGTAIGLFAVLLFSGLGNGVSAFIQNQINSMVNPNSVTVMKNPSGKKMSTAAFQASMSKFASQPQKMLVKDSEVAKLRDIKNVDKVEPGYQLSTYTLSRGRKNSNGNGLQTWSKAFATNTIQTGHKPGNNEIVISKNEAISLSSGKNYKNLIGKKIKLSLPWITSKNHPVQVKGTLKVVGFTKGGSASIPAATNFSTMKQLLKDAKAETKANYISVNIKKSTQVKQAAKDIKNIKSDGKYTFGSITVGEILDTVNQYVQIATILLAAIAGISLIVSALMIIVTMYMSVSERTKEIGILRALGARKKDIRRLFTAESVFIGLFSAAIALVIAWGAAIGLNNVLYGIVKYNMVQITPTNIIVTVIIALIISFIAALMPSRRASRLNPIDALAAD
- a CDS encoding SDR family oxidoreductase → MADRLKGKVAIVTGGTLGIGYAVAQKFVEEGAKVVITGRREEVGEKAAKEIGTPDQIRFIKHDASDEQGWTDLFDETEKAFGQVTTLVNNAGIALAKNIEDTTAEEWRKLMSINLDGVFYGTKLGIIRMKNKNLGASIINMSSIEGFVGDPNLAAYNASKGGVRLLTKSAALHCSLNDYDVRVNTVHPGYIKTPLVDDIPGAEEAQSQRTQTPMGHIGEPNDIAYMCVYLASDESKFATGSEFVVDGGYLAQ
- a CDS encoding Nramp family divalent metal transporter — its product is MDNNKNPKKKGLIHYANGRSLEEINGTVEVPKGKGFWKTLFMYSGPGALVAVGYMDPGNWSTSISGGQSFQYLLMSVILMSSLIAMLLQYMAAKLGIVTQMDLAQAIRARTSKSLGIVLWILTELAIMATDIAEVIGAAIALYLLFHIPLVYAVFITVFDVLLLLLLTKIGFRKIEAIVVALIMVILFVFVYQVALSKPDWLGVAKGLIPTPQTFSSSPEIGGMNPLQGALGIIGATVMPHNLYLHSAVSQTRKVDHDDEEDVARTVRFSTWDSNIQLSFAFIVNSLLLIMGVAVFKTGAVKDPSFFGLFQALSDTSVLSNGILIAVAKSGILSVLFAVALLASGQNSTITGTLTGQVIMEGFIHMKMPLWLRRLVTRLISVIPVLLSVAMTSGQSAIKQHEALNTLMNNSQVFLAFALPFSMLPLLLMTNSKEEMGDRFKNSFLVKLFGWISVIALTFLNLKGLPDSIAEFFGANPTPAQTDMANIIAYVLIVLILALLAWTIYDLYRGNKRVVSGSDK
- a CDS encoding universal stress protein is translated as MQQKQEEHKNFKRILVGVDDSEDAQLAFRYAIREARSSDATLIIASILEHEDMNVYEALNKDFVHGKRDELADHISKYRDLALRAGVKNVEMIIDEGEAGETIVKNVIPAADADLLIIGSLSKTGIRKYFGSQAAYMAKYSPISVMVVRE
- a CDS encoding cytosine permease, which gives rise to MEEKRFGQIEVIEKQHRHQSFWDMFATWVGANANNGTWYVGGVMAACGFATASVTMVVAGVISYILLALAAKMGYDTGISSMALTRASFGLRGSFLPSVINLVQFIGWAAVNTFIAATSISYILHDLLGWPVYGKPGGMKGLICGIIVMSILHILSTSMGEKSVRIIERVGIVLVFILVIWESYVVFKHVSFSQIVSYRPAADVRMTPGQAIDVLAAFNLAWVTAGSDFTRFSKRESSATWAPFLGANLGLFWFTMVGTISTLATAITLGHFDANNSDPSTIASKLGLGILAMLVIIITSTTANAVNLMAAGSALTNMTKRLKLTPSIILVTIIATFVTFIPVFYSTFLGVFTAFLDGIGMFLGPEIAIFLADYYLLEKSTYDTTEFTRINGKYWYQFGINWVAIIVWAVAVVSYSLFKMVPWIVNTVGATFVSMILAAILYVVIMRLTRKNK
- a CDS encoding CHRD domain-containing protein, with protein sequence MTKYEAKIEPLNGNKIGTSATGVATFTIDGDQLDVEITMEGTSPNTEHWMHFHGFPDGKDAEPATEAQDTNGDGYVDLPETEPVSGTTMVPFNDAPEEMNVLTDTYPVSDSTGHYHYEKKVPLSEISAKFKEVFNDDDLRLDKRVIYIHGVPADMEFPDTVQGSVGMYDPHTTLPIATGKIVKLD